Genomic segment of Pongo pygmaeus isolate AG05252 chromosome 1, NHGRI_mPonPyg2-v2.0_pri, whole genome shotgun sequence:
ttcagcctccagagtagcgggATTATAGTgttgagccaccacaaccagcttgCTCAAGAATTTAGTGACCCATAGTAAAGGCCTAgagtatttaaaaaagaaagaaaaaggaaaaaaggaaggaaggaaagagggagggagaaaaaaagagaaaagaaagaaaataaaagaatataatggGGTGTCACCAGGCgacgtggctcatgcttgtatcccagcactttgggaggccgaggcgggttgatTGCTTGCGCTCTGGAggtggagactagcctgggcaacatggtgaaaccctgtctctaacaaaaatacaaaaattcgctggatgtggtggtggtgtgcgcctgtggtcccagctgcttggagttGGGGTGGGgtattggggtgggaggattgcttgagccgaggaagcagaggttgcagtgagccaagatcgcaccactgcactccagcctgggtgacagagtgagaccccatccccccccccaaaaaaaaaagaatgggaagccattgaaggTTATAAGGAAGGAAGTGACATGATCTGGAAAAGGTTCCTTTGCTCTTTggagaatggattgtagaatgaatGTGGAAGTAAGCAGGTTTGGTGAAGGAAGTTTGGCAATAAAGGGAAGGAGGGTGGGATTTGATCGTGTACGATCCCAGGGGAAAATCTTTCCCTTTGCCCTCTGAAGATCTGCTGAAAAATCAGCTCACAAAAGGCAGGTTAactggagaaaaggcatacaaatttattaacatgcaCACTGGGAGAACCACAAAGTGATTACCCATCTCCCTACAGAGTTCGTGAGTTTATATACCATCTGGCAAAACAGATTATGGGAGGGGTGTCTCACgtgtgtccatgtgaagagaccaccaaacaggctttgtgtgagcaacaaggctgtttatttcacctgggtgcaggcaggctgagtccgaaaaaagtagtcagcaaagggtggtgggattatcattagttcttataggttttgggataggcagtggagttaagagcaatgttttgggggcagggggtggatctcacaaagtacattctcaagggtggggagattataaagaaccttcttaagggtgggggagattacaaagtacattgatcagttagggtggggcggaaacaaatcacaatggtggaatgtcatcagttaaggctattttcacttcttttgtggatcttcagttgcttcaggccgtCTGGATGTATAAGTGCAGGTcactggggatatgatggcttagcttgggctcagaggcctgaaaAGGGGTAAAAGAGaaattatgttttctgtttttgtagagacggggtcttgctatgttgcaagcctaatctcgaactcctgggcttaagtaatcctcctgccttggcctcccaaagtgctgggataacaggcctgAGCCAGCATGTCCAGctctctttgtttttaaataaaccgAACTTTGGCCAGAAGGAGATTCTGTTGAAGGGCAATAAAGGATTATTagggagaatggaatggagacagaGATTAACTTGTTAATAGTTCTCTTTGGAATTTGAGTGATCCTGAGGTACACAGTACCTGTAAAAGGGTTTGTTCAGGTGTGGTTACATGTTAGTCTTAgtgggaggggaagaaaaaacaaGTATTCTTTTTAGTGGGTTTGGACTTTAGGCAGATAAAGAGTTCCAGAGAACAACTTCGTCCTAGCTTTGGGAGAGTCTGGGGTGGAAGGATCAGAGAGACCTTGCGGCTTCTTGAGTTCAGCATGTCAGAgggccatattttggggtattggtttttctttttctttttttgagacagagtcttgctctgtctttgttgcccaggctgtgcagtggcatgatctcagctcactgcaagctctgcctcctgggttcaagtgagcacgtctggctaatttttttggatttttagtaaagatggggtttcgccatgttggccaggctggtctcgaactcctgacctcaagtgatctgcctgccttagcctcccgcagtgttgggattacaggcatgagccaccgcgcctggcctggggtATTAGTTTCTGAGTTCCAACAGTTAGACGGGATTGGAGGAGCAGGACCCTGAAGAGGAGGAGGGTAGGACAGTGCAAATGGAGGTAGatttgaagttgttttttttttttttctgaaggaggAGGCAAGCTCTTTTGATGAAAATGAGGTGGTAAAGTCAAAGGTTTGGGGGGAGAGTTTGATACAGAGGCTTAGCAGGGACTGCATTTTATCACAATATAAGAATGCTGGTTGTGGATTTGAAAGAACAAGTCGCTTAAGCTCTAtaaacctcaatttccttatAACTAAGGTGGAGGTGATACTAGTGCATACCTCATAGAGTCACCAGGAGACTGAGAGATCCGATCCGGTAAAGCTCTTCATGGGGTCTGACATAGAGTACGCACTCACAAATTTTCAGCTAATTTTAGCTGTTACAGAAAAGGTGGCCATTATAACAGTCAGGGAGCAGTGAAAATCAACCAGGCACATTTTCTCATTGTTGATGGTCAGCCACCTATGGTTTACTAGATTAGGAATAAAAATAGCTAATCTCTATTCTCCCACTGATTTGCCATCTGTTCTCAGACAGATCTTTTGTCCATCTGATCCTTGGTTTCTTCTAGGATAAAATGAAGGTTTTGGACTAGATGACTACTAAAGGCTGTTTCAGTGTAACCATGCTACATCTCTAAGAGGCAGAGAAACCTCCTACCCCCATTCTCCCAGACACACCTAAACAACCCCTatccacacacacagtcacagtAAGCATCAGAGATACACAAATGCTCCCAAACAGGAGGCTTTCATCCTTGACCCATCCCAGCCCTGGCCTCTCAGTCTTTGCGTGTCTCCAGGGCTGTAACGCTGGCCCCCTTGAGGCCACTTGCTCAGCTATGCTAGTTGTATCTCAGTGCTGCCGCCAGCCAAGAGTAAACCCGTGAGCATCTTGAGAGTGCTTGAGAGAAGCTGGACCCTATGTGAATGGTGGATAAGAGGGAGATGGCTATCACCCTTGGAAGGCCTCAAGATTCGGCCTCATTGTGACTGACTGCTTTGGCTGGGTCTTTTTGTTTCAGGCCATCATGAGGAAGCCACGAGCAGCCGTGGGAAGTGGTCACAGGAAGCAGGCAGCCAGCCAGGAAGGGAGGCAGAAGCGTGCTAAGAACAACAGTCAGGCCAAGCCTTCTGCCTGTGATGGTAAGGAACTCGGTTGTGGCCCAAGGCTCATTGGCCATGAAAGGGGGCAGATTCAGGCTGGGAAGGGATTGTGATACATATCAAGACATTAAGAGACTTActaagggccaggtgcggtggttcacacctgtaatcccagcactttgggaggccgaggcgggtggatcccttgagcccaggagtttgaggccagcttgggtaacatggcgaaactccctCTCTATGCACGCGTGGTGGtgagcatctgtagtcccagctactcgggaagctgaggtgacaggattgcttgagcctggaaggcagaagttgcactgagtcaagatagtgccactgcatttcagcctgggcaacagagccagactcttgtctcaaaaaaaaagagactcaCTAAGGGTGTAATTCTGACTGTATTGCTGTGTGACATTAGGATAATTGCTCTGAATGGCTGCTTTCTTACCAGTAAAATGGAGCAGTAGTTCAGCATTTCCTCCCTCATGTGGCTTTCTTGGGACCAAATGAGTTTATGAGCCTGAAAGTGTTTTGTAAATAGGAAGGTCCTGCACCAGTATACATTATAGCTGGCTGAAACTATTAGGTTTTCATTATGGCTCAGAGACAAAGAAGCCAGCAGTACCACCCTGAGAAAATTAAGGCCAGAAACTTAGCCACAGCTTCACACAATTACATAACTCTGATCTGACTCCAGCTCCAAAGCTTAAGGGGGTTTGTTGGGGGAAGCCCTAAGTGGGAGCATACTGCCATAGGCTGCTGTGTCCCAAGACCCTGATGCACAGCCTGTGCAGGGATGATTCCTGAGTGTCCTGGGGCCCCAGCAGGTCTGGCCAGGCAGCCGGAAGAGGTGGTATTGCAGGCTTCTGTCTCCTCATACCATGTATTCAGAGACTTAGCTGAAGTCACAGCCTTCCGAGGGAGCCTGCTAAGCTGGTACGACCAAGAGAAACGGGACCTACCATGGAGAAGACGGGTAGGCAGGCGAGGAGCAGGGACAGTGGGTGGGAGGCAGGCacccagccccctccaccctaACTCCTCATCTGGGGTTACATTGACAGGCAGAAGATGAGGTGGACCTGGACAGGCGGGCATATGCTGGTCAGTACATCTCCTGAGAGCAGGGCTACTTTGCCTCGAGGCCCTTGGGTCTGGGGGCTGTGGGCCAGGTAGGGCAGGTCAGCAGTGTCCTCATGCCAACCCCTTTCCCCTAGTGTGGGTCTCAGAGGTCATGCTGCAGCAGACCCAGGTTGCCACTGTGATCAACTACTATACCGGATGGATGAAGGTGACTccaggggaggaagggaagggtcaTGGGTCAGACCCCAGATGAGAGCCTGTACTTTGGGGTGGGTGTAGAGAAGGCTTCCTCTACTACCTTCGCCCTTGACCTTGTCTCTTTCTGCCTGCCTGTGGCTATAGAAGTGGCCTACACTGCAGGACCTGGCCAGTGCTTCCCTGGAGGTGAGAGCCACCCTAGGGTAGGGGAAATAGGAATGATAGAGGGACTGAAGGGTGATCTCTTTGACCTCTGATCCTACCCACAGGAGGTGAATCAACTCTGGGCTGGCCTGGGCTACTATTCTCGTGGCCGGCGGCTGCAGGAGGGAGCTCGGAAGGTAAGGGGATGGCAGGAGGGTAGGAACCCAGGAGTCTTGGGTGTCTCATAATCTTGAGTCTTGCACTCCAATCAGGTGGTAGAGGAGCTAGGGGGCCACATGCCACATACAGCAGAGACCCTGCAGCAGTTCCTGCCTGGCGTGGGGCGCTACACAGCTGGGGCCATTGCCTCTATCGCCTTTGGCCAGGTGATCTCACAGCCCACCCCCACTTTGTgcgtgcccagcctccttcctcctAGCCCAGGCTAACTCTTTGGCCCCTCTGTGCCAGGCAACCGGTGTGGTGGATGGCAACGTAGCACGGGTGCTGTGCCGTGTTCGAGCCATTGGTGCTGATCCCAACAGCACCCTTGTCTCCCAGCAGCTCTGGTAGGATGTTGGGGTAACAAGGGTGCTTCAGGGGTGTCTCCAAAGGAGCTCTGGCTCACAGCAGTGTTCCCTTCTTTTAGGGGTCTAGCCCAGCAGCTGGTGGACCCAGCCCGGCCGGGAGATTTCAACCAAGCAGCCATGGAGCTAGGTGCCACAGTGTGTACCCCACAGCGCCCACTGTGCAGCCAGTGCCCTGTGGAGAGCCTGTGCCGAGCACGCCAGAGAGTAAGCCTACTGGGGAAGGGGCAGTGAGAAGTCCTAAGGAGTGACTCTGCCCTATGACACTCAACCCTGTGCCTCTCAGGTGGAGCGGGAACGGCTCTTAGCCTCACGGAGCCTGTCGAGCAGTCCTGACGTGGAGGAGTGTGGTGAGCACCAAACCTAGACCCCACCCCAGCCCTTCCTGGCCCAGTCAGAAGCCCCATTCTAGTTCTTCCTCTAACCTGAGTAAGATTCTGCAGAACCCGGCCAAAGCCTGCTCTCTAGGTTGGCCCCTAAAGCCCTCTTGGCCTGAGCAGGGTTCGGGGATCTCCGTTCCCAGCTGCCAACACTGGACAGTGCCACCTGTGCCTGCCTCCCTCGGAGCCCTGGGACCAGACCCTGGGAGTGGTCAACTTCCCCAGAAAGGCCAGCCGCAAGCCCCCCAGGGAGGAGAGCTCTGCCACCTGTGTTCTGGAACAGCCTGGGGCCCTTGGGGCCCAAATTCTGCTGGTGCAGAGGCCCAACTCAGGTACCTGGATACTGGgcgtggagggcagtggcatgagtAACAAGAGAGAATGGAGGCAATCGGCAGCTGAGGCCTGACCCCTGCCTGGCTGCCCTCCCTCTCAGGTCTGCTGGCAGGACTGTGGGAGTTCCCGTCCGTGACTTGGGAGCCCTCAGAACAGCTTCAGCGCAAGGCCCTGCTGCAGGAACTACAGCGTTGGGCTGGGCCCCTCCCAGCCACGCGCCTCCGGCACCTTGGGGAGGTAAGTGAGCAGTGGAACGGCCAAGGATGTTGGCTTTTGAGGCTATATCCACAGGCCTATTTGAACCCCTTGGCCCTTCCTCCAGGTTGTCCACACCTTCTCTCACATCAAGCTGACATATCAAGTATATGGGCTGGCCTTGGAAGGGCAGACCCCAGTAACCACCGTACCACCAGGCGCTCGCTGGCTGACCCAGGAGGAATTTCACACCGCGGCTGTTTCCACTGCCATGAAAAAGGCACTACCTTTGTTGTCTTTGTTGTACTTCCTTGTGTTTCCTACATGTTCTACATGAATATATTACTgtataaacaggaaaaaaagcatttttttttttttttgagatggagaatcgctctgtttcccaggctggagtgcaatggcgctatctcggttgactgcaacctccgtctcccgggttcaagtgattctcctgcctcagcttcctgagtagctcggattacaggcgcccgccaccatgcctggctaatttttgtatttttagtagagatggggtttcatcatgctggccaggctggtctccaactctcgacctcaggcgatctgcctgcctcagcctcccaaagtgctgggattacaggcgtgagccactgtgcccggccattattttatttttgttttgagatggagtccctgtcacctggactggagtatagtggtgcgatcttggctcactgcaacctttgcctcctgggttcaagtgattctcgtgcctcagccacccgagtagctgggattacaggcgtgtaccaccatgcccagctaagttttatattttttgtagagatggggatttcaccatgttggctaggctagtctcaaacccctggccttaagtgatccacccgcctctgcctctcaaagtgctgggattacaggcatgagccactgcaccaggccaaaaaaattgcttttttttttttttttttttttgagatggagtcttgctctgttgcccaggctggagtgcgatggcatgatcttgactcattgcaacctctgcctcccaggttcaagtgattctcctgcctcagcctcccaagtagctgggattacaggcgtgtgccaccacgcctggctgattttttatttttgaatttgtattatttttaatttttgggagGGAGACggcatctccctctgtcaccaaggctggagtacagtggtgtgatctcagcttactgcaaactctggctcccaagtttaagtgattctcctgcctcagcctcccaattagctgggattgtaagcttgcgccaccatacccagctaaaggcttttttttgtatttttagtagagatgaggtttcaccatgctggccaggctggtctcgaactcttgacctcaagtgatccacccgcctcagcctcccagaatgctgggattacaggtgtgagctaccacacccagccatgattttttgtatttttagagatggggtttcaccatgttggccaggctggtctcaaactcctggcctcaagtgatccacccgccttggcctcccaaaatgctgggattataggcgtgagccaccatgcctggccaaaaaagcatattttaaacaaaagtacTGGACATGAAGTTAAGGGCAGAACACCGGTTTATCTCTTTTGGAAAAAGTGCCAGCCCTCACCTCCCCGTCTTCCTGTCTAGGTTTTCCGTGTGTATCAGGGCCAACAGCCAGGGACCTGCATGGTAAGTCTCCTAGGCCTCTCCCAACCGTGTCTCCCCAGGCCTGAGTCCATAGGTTTTTAGTCAGTTAACTGACGAATGTTTGGGTGAACATTCTCCACTCCAGGCTTCACTGGAGAGAGGAATAGTTCTTGACCTGGAGACCTTCCATTGTGGGGTGCAGGgtagagggaaaggaaaaaaatgatgaggACTCTCCAGTGTCACAGGTGTGTGAAATGCCTGTACTGAGTTTTGTGGGATATGAATTGTGGAGccatcagttctttttttttttgagacagagtctcgctctgtcacccaagctagagtgcagtggcccgatctcggctcactgcaatctcccacAACTGgattaaagcgattctcctgcctcagtctcccagtagctgggattacaggtgcccgctaccacacccaactaatttttgtatttttagtagagacagggtttcaccatgttgactaggctggtctcaaactcctgacctcaagtgatctgcccaccttggcctcccaaagtgctgggattacaggtgtgagccaccacacccatccttgGGAGCTATCAGTTCTAATTGGGAGACGGATCAGGAAAGGCTCTTTGGAGGAAGCAGCTGGTAATCTGGGTCCTAGAAATGAATCCTTTTCTTCAGGTTTGGGAGGAGAATCAACCATAGCGATGTTCTTTCCGGTCCCAAGAGTAGTGTGAGCAAAGGTGGGGCCCAGTGCAGGCTGCAGTGCTCAAGGAGCTGTGAGCAGTTGGTTTAGCTGGAAAGGTCAGCAGGGCCTGCTGGGTCAGTCAGGGTGTGAACCCTAGGCTGCTGATTCATTTTAGGTGGAGGAAAGAGGagtcagatttgcatttttaggACAATTCGATTCCCTGAGGCAGCCTTTTGGAGGGTTGATTGATGGGGCAGATACTTGAGGCAGGATGAAAGCTCTACAGCATTCCAGGCTAAGCCTGAGCTAGATCAGTAGAattggggaaagggagagaggacaAGGAGAGGCTTCtctgctccccctcccccaactacAAGGCCTCCCTCCTTCCATTTTTTCACAGGGTTCCAAAAGGTCCCAGGTGTCCTCTCCGTGCAGTCGGAAAAAGCCCCGCATGGGCCAGCAAGTCCTGGATAATTTCTTTCGGTCTCACATCTCCACTGATGGACACAGTCTCAACAGTGCAGCCCAGTGACACCTCTGAAAGCCCCCATTCCCTGAGAATCCTGTTGTCAGTAAAGTGCttatttttgtagttattttatgttgtatttttttgagatgggggtcttgctatgttgctcagtctggtttCGAACTCAGGTgattctggcctcaagtgattctcccacttcagcctcctaaagtgcttggattacaggcatgagccaccatgcccgcccttTTGTAGCTATTTTGGACAGCCTTCCACCCTCTCCCTAGCCCCCTCACTCCTCACATCCGAGGGAGGGACCCAGAAAAGTGGTGATGTTCTGCTTGGTCCTGACTTTCTCTGGCTGAACACCCAGCCAGTCCTGGGCAGATGGGGTTGGAGGGGGGTGTTCTGTCCAGACTGATCTGTCCTCCATCCTCCAGGAGAAAGGCAAGGCAGCTACAGGGAGAACCTGCCAGTGGCTGACACACAACACCCTCTGTCTATGTCTCAGGTCAGCTCTAATTGGAGTGGTGGCATCACTCTGGAGCAGGTAATTGGGCTCAACTCTCACCCAGCCCCTCCCCATCTGCAGTGGTCGCTCCCTAGGGGGAGAGGAAGCACAGGAGAAGAtttgttctgttttaaattccTACCTCAAATACGAAATCATTTATTTAGGGTTATGTTACATACGGAGTGAAACAATACAGAAAAGCAAAGAGCTAATAATCACAGGATTTGAGGAGTGGGTGGGAGGAAACAGAATCACAGCGGGACACAAGGAGGACTCGAAAGTATTGGTTATGTTCTATTTCCTAGTGTGTAATTCTTTTATTGTTCTTTGTatcttacatatttattatagacTGTATATAAGAagtgttttagttttaaaaaattccaccTCTTTGGAGCCCAATGAGAGACACGGCTTCTGGCAGGCACTGATGAAATGGAAGTCACACCTGCCCCCCGGAGGCAAAGCCTTTCACTAGTTGGGCCTCCTGCGGATGTTCTTCAGTTCTGTGCTGGTCTCCCCAGAGCTGCAGGACAGCTGGCTGCACCCAGCTCTGGGCATCCTTAGGCTTCCTGGCTCCTGGCAGCTTGCTCCTGTATGGACTGCCACAGAGCTCTGATGTTGCCCTGACCAAAGCCAGTGGCCCCCTGCCTCTGAATCAGCTCCAGGAAGAAAGTGTCCTCAGTAAAAAGGGACTTGGTGAAGACCTGAAGCAGAAACTTGCCTTTATCACCATCTAGCAGGATCCCCTGTCGAGCAAGCAGATGAGGCTCGTGCCCTGCAGCTCGGATCTGCCTCTCCTTTCCTGGCTGCTGGTAGTATGCCCCAGGGGGAGCCAGGAACTGGCCTCCAGCAGTTGCCACCCCCTCAGTGGCCTCCACAATGTTAGGCGTATACAGCCCCACGTGCTGCAGGCCTGGTCCCTTGTGCCGGGCCAGGAACTGCTCCACCTGGTCCTGTCGT
This window contains:
- the MUTYH gene encoding adenine DNA glycosylase isoform X5, with protein sequence MIPLVSRLSRQWVRWTCAPSPGAVQAIMRKPRAAVGSGHRKQAASQEGRQKRAKNNSQAKPSACDAGLARQPEEVVLQASVSSYHVFRDLAEVTAFRGSLLSWYDQEKRDLPWRRRAEDEVDLDRRAYAVWVSEVMLQQTQVATVINYYTGWMKEVNQLWAGLGYYSRGRRLQEGARKVVEELGGHMPHTAETLQQFLPGVGRYTAGAIASIAFGQATGVVDGNVARVLCRVRAIGADPNSTLVSQQLWGLAQQLVDPARPGDFNQAAMELGATVCTPQRPLCSQCPVESLCRARQRVERERLLASRSLSSSPDVEECAANTGQCHLCLPPSEPWDQTLGVVNFPRKASRKPPREESSATCVLEQPGALGAQILLVQRPNSGLLAGLWEFPSVTWEPSEQLQRKALLQELQRWAGPLPATRLRHLGEVVHTFSHIKLTYQVYGLALEGQTPVTTVPPGARWLTQEEFHTAAVSTAMKKVFRVYQGQQPGTCMGSKRSQVSSPCSRKKPRMGQQVLDNFFRSHISTDGHSLNSAAQ
- the MUTYH gene encoding adenine DNA glycosylase isoform X11 is translated as MRKPRAAVGSGHRKQAASQEGRQKRAKNNSQAKPSACDGLARQPEEVVLQASVSSYHVFRDLAEVTAFRGSLLSWYDQEKRDLPWRRRAEDEVDLDRRAYAVWVSEVMLQQTQVATVINYYTGWMKKWPTLQDLASASLEEVNQLWAGLGYYSRGRRLQEGARKVVEELGGHMPHTAETLQQFLPGVGRYTAGAIASIAFGQATGVVDGNVARVLCRVRAIGADPNSTLVSQQLWGLAQQLVDPARPGDFNQAAMELGATVCTPQRPLCSQCPVESLCRARQRVERERLLASRSLSSSPDVEECAANTGQCHLCLPPSEPWDQTLGVVNFPRKASRKPPREESSATCVLEQPGALGAQILLVQRPNSGLLAGLWEFPSVTWEPSEQLQRKALLQELQRWAGPLPATRLRHLGEVVHTFSHIKLTYQVYGLALEGQTPVTTVPPGARWLTQEEFHTAAVSTAMKKVFRVYQGQQPGTCMGSKRSQVSSPCSRKKPRMGQQVLDNFFRSHISTDGHSLNSAAQ
- the MUTYH gene encoding adenine DNA glycosylase isoform X9 — translated: MRKPRAAVGSGHRKQAASQEGRQKRAKNNSQAKPSACDAGLARQPEEVVLQASVSSYHVFRDLAEVTAFRGSLLSWYDQEKRDLPWRRRAEDEVDLDRRAYAVWVSEVMLQQTQVATVINYYTGWMKKWPTLQDLASASLEEVNQLWAGLGYYSRGRRLQEGARKVVEELGGHMPHTAETLQQFLPGVGRYTAGAIASIAFGQATGVVDGNVARVLCRVRAIGADPNSTLVSQQLWGLAQQLVDPARPGDFNQAAMELGATVCTPQRPLCSQCPVESLCRARQRVERERLLASRSLSSSPDVEECAANTGQCHLCLPPSEPWDQTLGVVNFPRKASRKPPREESSATCVLEQPGALGAQILLVQRPNSGLLAGLWEFPSVTWEPSEQLQRKALLQELQRWAGPLPATRLRHLGEVVHTFSHIKLTYQVYGLALEGQTPVTTVPPGARWLTQEEFHTAAVSTAMKKVFRVYQGQQPGTCMGSKRSQVSSPCSRKKPRMGQQVLDNFFRSHISTDGHSLNSAAQ
- the MUTYH gene encoding adenine DNA glycosylase isoform X12 yields the protein MAEDEVDLDRRAYAVWVSEVMLQQTQVATVINYYTGWMKKWPTLQDLASASLEEVNQLWAGLGYYSRGRRLQEGARKVVEELGGHMPHTAETLQQFLPGVGRYTAGAIASIAFGQATGVVDGNVARVLCRVRAIGADPNSTLVSQQLWGLAQQLVDPARPGDFNQAAMELGATVCTPQRPLCSQCPVESLCRARQRVERERLLASRSLSSSPDVEECAANTGQCHLCLPPSEPWDQTLGVVNFPRKASRKPPREESSATCVLEQPGALGAQILLVQRPNSGLLAGLWEFPSVTWEPSEQLQRKALLQELQRWAGPLPATRLRHLGEVVHTFSHIKLTYQVYGLALEGQTPVTTVPPGARWLTQEEFHTAAVSTAMKKVFRVYQGQQPGTCMGSKRSQVSSPCSRKKPRMGQQVLDNFFRSHISTDGHSLNSAAQ